Proteins co-encoded in one Thermochromatium tepidum ATCC 43061 genomic window:
- the nifK gene encoding nitrogenase molybdenum-iron protein subunit beta: protein MSQTLEKINPCYPLFCGMDYQESFANKRVQFEEGHPQAKIQEIFDWTTTQEYQELNFKREALTINPAKACQPLGAVLCALGFEKTLPYVHGSQGCVAYFRTYFNRHFKEPIACVSDSMTEDAAVFGGQKNLFEGLENAKALYKPEMIAVSTTCMAEVIGDDLNAFINNAKKEGHIPADFPVPFAHTPSFVGSHITGWDNMEEGILRYFTLNAMEDKHPGKSPKINIIPGFETYLGNYRLIKRYLREMDVDFTLLSDPEEVLDTPADGEYRMYAGGTKMEAIREAPNAITTFLLQPLSLEKTRKFIENTWNHDIPKLNIPMGVDWTDEFLMKVSELTGKPIPESLAKERGRLIDMMTDSHAWLHGKRMALYGDPDFTLGLTKFLLELGVEPTHIVCHNSSKRWEKAMKKLLESSPYGVNAKIYPGADLWHLRSLCFTDKPDFLIGNSYGKFIQRDTLHKGKAFEVPLIRIGFPIFDRHHLHRMTTLGYEGAMYLVTTIVNAVLDRLDEETRIMGVTDFNHDLVR, encoded by the coding sequence ATGAGTCAGACATTAGAAAAGATCAATCCCTGTTATCCGTTATTTTGTGGAATGGACTATCAGGAGAGTTTTGCCAACAAGCGGGTCCAATTTGAAGAAGGCCATCCTCAAGCAAAGATCCAGGAGATCTTCGACTGGACGACGACCCAGGAATATCAAGAACTCAATTTCAAGCGTGAGGCATTGACCATCAACCCGGCCAAGGCCTGTCAGCCATTAGGCGCAGTCTTGTGTGCGCTCGGTTTTGAAAAAACCCTGCCTTATGTCCATGGCTCCCAAGGGTGTGTCGCTTACTTCCGTACTTATTTTAACCGTCATTTCAAAGAGCCGATCGCCTGTGTCTCAGATTCGATGACTGAGGATGCAGCCGTATTCGGCGGACAAAAAAATCTTTTCGAAGGGCTAGAGAATGCCAAGGCCCTCTACAAGCCTGAGATGATCGCTGTCTCGACGACCTGTATGGCCGAGGTCATTGGTGATGACCTCAATGCCTTTATCAACAATGCCAAAAAGGAGGGGCATATCCCAGCCGACTTCCCAGTGCCATTCGCCCATACACCATCATTTGTCGGCAGCCATATCACCGGCTGGGATAATATGGAAGAAGGCATTTTGCGCTATTTCACGCTCAATGCGATGGAGGATAAACATCCAGGCAAAAGTCCCAAGATCAATATCATCCCTGGGTTTGAGACCTATCTCGGTAACTATCGCCTCATCAAGCGCTATCTGCGCGAAATGGATGTAGACTTTACGCTGCTCTCCGATCCCGAGGAAGTGCTCGATACCCCGGCCGATGGCGAATATCGCATGTATGCCGGCGGCACCAAAATGGAGGCGATCCGTGAGGCACCAAACGCAATCACGACCTTTCTGCTCCAGCCGCTCAGCTTGGAAAAGACCAGGAAATTCATCGAAAACACCTGGAATCATGACATCCCTAAGCTCAATATCCCGATGGGCGTCGACTGGACCGATGAATTCCTGATGAAGGTCTCAGAGCTGACCGGTAAGCCCATCCCGGAGTCGCTCGCCAAGGAGCGGGGCCGATTGATCGATATGATGACCGACAGCCATGCCTGGCTCCATGGTAAGCGGATGGCATTGTATGGTGATCCAGATTTCACCCTAGGCCTGACCAAGTTTTTGCTCGAGCTTGGGGTCGAACCGACCCACATCGTCTGCCACAATAGCTCCAAACGCTGGGAGAAGGCGATGAAAAAGCTTCTTGAGTCTTCACCTTATGGCGTCAATGCCAAGATCTATCCAGGTGCAGATCTCTGGCATTTGCGCAGCCTGTGTTTTACCGACAAACCGGATTTCTTGATCGGTAATAGCTACGGCAAGTTTATCCAACGCGATACCCTGCATAAGGGGAAGGCATTTGAGGTCCCGCTCATCCGGATCGGTTTCCCGATCTTCGATCGCCATCATTTGCACCGCATGACGACGCTCGGCTATGAAGGGGCGATGTATCTGGTCACGACCATTGTCAATGCCGTCCTAGACCGTCTCGATGAAGAGACCCGGATCATGGGCGTGACCGATTTCAATCATGACCTGGTTCGCTAG
- the nifN gene encoding nitrogenase iron-molybdenum cofactor biosynthesis protein NifN: protein MAQILPRCQPLTANPLKVPSSLGASLAFLGLSEAIPMLHGAQGCTAFSKVFLVRHFREPIPLQTTAMDQIATIMGADDNLIEGLATLCAKAKPKVIGLPTTALAETQGADVHRVIKEFRTRFPEYDSVAIVPVATPDFSGGLESGFAAAVEAIIEHLVPSQGRPGQRPHQVNVLVSSMHTPGDIEWIKEWIESFGLHPLVLPDLGDSLDGHLIEAETTPLTLGGTPRCALETLGESLATLVIGRSLGRAADRLKDRTGVPDLRFDHLLGLEACDAFTQALAELSGRPVPDRIERQRAQLQDAMVDTHFMTGFARVGLALEPDQLLAFCEFLISVGSEIVAAVAPTRAESLLEAPCQRVQIGDLADLERIARLEQAQILIGSSHLAPSAERLGVPLLRAGFPQYDLVGGYARPWIGYRGARQALFDFANLILNAHHEITPYRSIYRQDDAQAELGVA from the coding sequence ATGGCGCAGATCCTACCCCGCTGCCAACCCTTGACCGCCAATCCACTCAAGGTCCCATCATCCCTGGGGGCCAGCTTGGCCTTTTTGGGCCTGAGCGAGGCGATCCCCATGCTCCACGGCGCCCAGGGCTGTACGGCCTTCAGCAAGGTGTTCTTGGTCCGCCATTTCCGGGAACCGATCCCACTGCAGACCACAGCCATGGATCAGATCGCGACCATCATGGGTGCCGATGACAACCTGATCGAGGGGCTTGCGACCCTGTGCGCCAAGGCCAAACCCAAGGTCATCGGGCTTCCGACCACGGCCTTGGCCGAGACCCAGGGGGCGGATGTCCACCGCGTCATCAAGGAGTTCCGCACCCGTTTTCCTGAATATGACTCCGTCGCCATCGTGCCGGTGGCAACCCCCGACTTCTCTGGAGGACTGGAGAGCGGTTTTGCCGCGGCGGTCGAGGCGATCATCGAACACCTGGTCCCAAGCCAAGGCCGGCCCGGACAGCGCCCACACCAGGTCAATGTCTTGGTCTCGTCCATGCATACCCCGGGTGACATCGAGTGGATCAAGGAGTGGATCGAGTCCTTTGGCCTCCACCCCCTGGTCTTACCGGACCTCGGGGACTCGCTCGATGGTCATCTGATCGAGGCCGAGACGACCCCGCTCACCCTGGGTGGGACGCCGCGGTGCGCCCTCGAAACCCTCGGCGAATCACTCGCCACCCTGGTCATCGGTCGTTCGCTGGGGCGCGCCGCCGACCGGCTCAAGGACCGCACTGGCGTCCCTGACCTGCGCTTCGACCACCTCCTCGGTCTAGAGGCCTGCGATGCCTTCACTCAGGCACTCGCCGAGCTATCTGGACGCCCGGTGCCCGACCGGATCGAGCGCCAGCGTGCCCAGCTCCAGGATGCCATGGTCGATACCCATTTCATGACCGGTTTTGCCCGGGTAGGGCTGGCACTCGAACCGGACCAGCTCTTGGCCTTCTGCGAGTTTCTGATCAGCGTTGGGTCCGAGATCGTCGCCGCCGTGGCGCCGACAAGGGCCGAATCCTTACTCGAGGCCCCTTGTCAGAGGGTCCAGATCGGCGACCTCGCCGACCTCGAGCGGATCGCCCGCCTTGAGCAGGCCCAGATCCTGATCGGGAGTTCGCACCTGGCACCAAGCGCCGAGCGTCTGGGTGTGCCGCTCCTGCGGGCCGGCTTCCCGCAATACGATCTGGTCGGAGGCTATGCGCGTCCCTGGATCGGCTATCGGGGCGCGCGGCAGGCGCTATTTGATTTCGCCAACCTCATCCTGAATGCACACCATGAAATCACCCCCTACCGCTCGATCTACCGCCAGGACGATGCGCAAGCTGAGCTTGGTGTGGCCTGA
- a CDS encoding nitrogen fixation protein NifQ: MRSSLNPACDCRASLVAELMRRPAAAEYATDPLRPLLASLIAGRACGAGVLPTRLGLEPPDFTALWDHYFPGPPLSLEAGRCQDLPELDDLIDLLLSYRAGKSQAEGWVARLVAHGCAGRDHLWQDLGLADRNELSLLMETAFPSLAALNRSDMKWKKLIYRHYCQRDGLYLCPAPSCGACADYALCFGPEDQNT, from the coding sequence ATGAGATCATCCCTGAATCCAGCCTGTGATTGTCGTGCCTCCCTGGTGGCCGAACTCATGCGTCGCCCCGCCGCGGCCGAGTACGCCACCGATCCCCTACGTCCGCTCCTGGCCAGTCTCATCGCCGGACGCGCCTGCGGCGCGGGCGTCCTGCCGACGCGACTCGGTCTGGAGCCGCCGGATTTCACGGCCCTCTGGGACCACTATTTCCCAGGACCCCCGCTGTCATTAGAAGCGGGGCGATGCCAAGACCTTCCGGAACTCGATGACCTGATTGATCTCCTCCTCAGCTACCGTGCCGGCAAGAGCCAGGCCGAGGGGTGGGTCGCACGCCTGGTCGCGCACGGCTGTGCCGGGCGCGACCATCTATGGCAGGACCTCGGACTGGCCGATCGCAACGAGCTGTCGCTCTTGATGGAGACCGCCTTTCCATCGCTGGCGGCCTTGAACCGCAGCGATATGAAGTGGAAAAAGCTCATCTACCGCCACTATTGCCAGCGTGACGGCCTCTACCTCTGCCCGGCGCCCTCGTGTGGCGCGTGTGCTGATTACGCCCTCTGCTTTGGACCTGAGGATCAAAACACATAG
- a CDS encoding 4Fe-4S dicluster domain-containing protein, translated as MSMKIIQSECTSCGDCLPVCPTDSISEKGGIYKINPDTCTECEDEDAPQCLSVCPAGEACIVYL; from the coding sequence ATGTCGATGAAGATCATCCAGTCTGAATGCACGAGTTGTGGCGATTGCCTGCCGGTCTGTCCGACCGATTCGATCAGTGAAAAAGGCGGGATCTACAAGATCAATCCAGACACCTGCACCGAATGTGAAGACGAGGACGCTCCACAGTGCCTCTCGGTCTGTCCGGCCGGTGAGGCCTGCATCGTGTATCTCTAG
- the fdxB gene encoding ferredoxin III, nif-specific, with amino-acid sequence MTPNTLSAYTRGGTPWIPTYVESIDPRRCIGCGRCFKVCSRAVLALVEREASESLEEDDDWDDDAETTALMTVRDPMDCIGCGACGRTCPKGCFTFSTP; translated from the coding sequence ATGACCCCAAATACCCTGAGCGCCTATACCCGCGGTGGCACCCCCTGGATCCCGACCTATGTCGAATCCATCGATCCCAGACGCTGTATCGGGTGTGGGCGGTGCTTCAAGGTCTGTTCGCGCGCCGTGCTCGCGCTGGTCGAACGGGAGGCCAGCGAGTCGTTGGAGGAGGACGATGACTGGGATGATGACGCAGAGACCACTGCCCTGATGACCGTGCGCGATCCCATGGATTGCATCGGCTGCGGCGCCTGTGGGCGCACCTGTCCCAAGGGGTGTTTCACCTTCAGCACGCCCTAA
- a CDS encoding NifB/NifX family molybdenum-iron cluster-binding protein, with amino-acid sequence MPRPIRIACATESGRLIDGHFGSCRAFAIWDVGPDDITFIEARSTLEADESADRNRARAELIQDCQITYVQEIGGPAAAKVVRAGVHPLRVAPGTSMHAMLERLQQALRKPPPWLARVMGIEAASLARYRLHIEQAEEG; translated from the coding sequence ATGCCCCGACCCATCCGTATCGCCTGTGCCACTGAGAGCGGTCGTCTGATCGACGGCCATTTCGGTTCATGCCGCGCCTTCGCCATCTGGGATGTCGGACCTGATGACATCACCTTCATCGAGGCGCGCTCGACCCTGGAGGCCGATGAGTCCGCCGATCGCAATCGGGCGCGCGCCGAGTTGATCCAGGATTGTCAGATCACCTATGTGCAGGAGATCGGCGGTCCAGCAGCCGCCAAGGTCGTGCGCGCCGGGGTGCACCCGCTCCGGGTGGCCCCAGGTACCTCAATGCATGCGATGCTCGAGCGGCTGCAACAGGCATTGCGAAAACCGCCACCCTGGCTGGCCCGGGTCATGGGGATCGAGGCCGCGAGCCTTGCCCGCTATCGCCTGCACATCGAGCAGGCGGAAGAGGGGTGA
- a CDS encoding NifB/NifX family molybdenum-iron cluster-binding protein: protein MLRIAFASADRIRVDEHFGMTRGLVIYDLDDKRAQCVAVVEFPIKDSGHHDEGRLAARIAALDGCTAVYCAAIGGSAIRQLLARGIQPIRLKAPEPIETILAELRTSIRLGGVPWIETALGKHTSDPDRFARMIAEGWEG, encoded by the coding sequence ATGCTGAGGATCGCCTTCGCCAGCGCCGACCGAATCAGGGTCGATGAGCACTTCGGCATGACCAGAGGGCTCGTCATCTATGACCTGGACGACAAACGGGCCCAATGCGTCGCCGTGGTCGAGTTCCCCATCAAGGACTCGGGCCATCACGACGAAGGTCGGCTTGCCGCGCGCATCGCCGCGCTCGATGGGTGTACCGCCGTGTATTGTGCGGCGATCGGCGGGTCAGCCATACGGCAATTGCTCGCCCGTGGCATCCAGCCCATCCGTCTCAAGGCGCCTGAGCCGATCGAGACGATCCTCGCCGAGCTGCGCACCTCCATCCGCTTGGGAGGCGTACCCTGGATCGAGACCGCGCTCGGCAAACACACGTCAGATCCGGATCGCTTCGCACGCATGATCGCGGAGGGTTGGGAAGGATGA
- a CDS encoding NifX-associated nitrogen fixation protein, with amino-acid sequence MIEDPIYQTAFIKEMIRQLRALDQHGLWDGLPNEALFEPLLLTQERKAEIPLIGNPDTKTIARLQAFYNAIAVLIEQECGRMATALITLNDEGFGRALIIVGKLVAVDKTLRDAHRFGFASLSKMKTEADALLAVALERIGTYPEVAGL; translated from the coding sequence ATGATCGAGGACCCAATCTATCAGACCGCCTTTATCAAAGAGATGATCCGCCAATTGCGTGCCCTCGATCAGCATGGCTTGTGGGATGGTCTGCCCAACGAGGCGCTGTTCGAGCCGCTGCTCCTGACCCAGGAACGCAAGGCCGAGATCCCCCTGATCGGCAACCCAGATACCAAGACCATCGCCCGTTTGCAGGCCTTTTACAACGCCATCGCCGTGCTGATCGAGCAGGAGTGCGGACGGATGGCCACGGCGCTCATCACGCTGAACGACGAGGGGTTCGGGCGCGCCCTGATCATCGTCGGCAAGCTGGTGGCCGTCGACAAGACCCTGCGCGATGCGCATCGCTTCGGTTTTGCCTCGCTCTCGAAGATGAAGACCGAGGCCGACGCGCTGCTCGCCGTGGCCTTGGAGCGCATCGGCACCTATCCAGAGGTGGCAGGGCTATGA
- a CDS encoding SoxR reducing system RseC family protein, with product MKTLTPVGQIPMRETRPAWTGCAGCLSQGRCGSAQAFSPPEEAGPAVTPPPRLIRGAALAYLVPATAMLIGAVLGAGAGDAAAATGAVCGLMSGLLLLRRLATTLSIQARREDR from the coding sequence ATGAAGACCCTGACCCCTGTCGGCCAGATCCCCATGCGCGAGACTCGGCCAGCCTGGACCGGCTGTGCCGGCTGCCTCAGCCAGGGTCGCTGCGGGAGTGCGCAGGCCTTTAGTCCCCCTGAGGAAGCAGGTCCTGCCGTCACCCCGCCGCCCAGACTGATCCGGGGCGCCGCCCTGGCCTATCTCGTCCCGGCCACCGCCATGCTGATCGGCGCCGTGCTCGGCGCCGGGGCAGGCGATGCAGCAGCGGCAACGGGCGCGGTTTGCGGCTTGATGTCAGGCCTTTTGCTCCTGCGCCGCCTTGCCACCACCCTATCCATCCAAGCTCGGAGAGAGGATCGATGA
- the nifE gene encoding nitrogenase iron-molybdenum cofactor biosynthesis protein NifE gives MRPAQIAALLDEPACEHNAGPKPGCTRPKPGASAGGCAFDGAQIALLPIADVAHLVHGPITCAGTSWNNRGTRTTGPALFRIGMTTDLTEQDIIMGRSEKRLLYSIKQAIETYRPAAVFVYTTCVSALIGDDIESICKTAQSHFGVPVVPIDAAGFYGSKNLGNRLAGEAMLEDVIGTREPDPLPPAILAQRPGIRVHDISLIGEFNIAGEFFHVLPLLDELGLRVIGMLSGDARFREVQTLHRAEVSMVVCSKALLNVARKIKERWGVPFFEGSFYGLTALSQALRDLARQIGDPDLTQRTEALIAREEAKTRAALEPWRQRLLGKRALLYTGGVKSWSVVSALQDLGMTVVATGTKKSTAEDKARIRALMGPDARMIDEGSPKALLSAYHALEADILIAGGRNLYTALKARIPFLDINQEREFGYAGYAGMLELARQLALTLESPVWDQVRRPAPWAVARPEASSILDVGAR, from the coding sequence ATGAGACCCGCCCAGATCGCTGCCCTCCTCGATGAGCCTGCCTGTGAACACAACGCCGGGCCCAAACCCGGTTGCACGCGGCCCAAACCCGGTGCCAGCGCTGGGGGGTGTGCCTTCGATGGTGCCCAGATCGCGCTGCTCCCGATCGCCGATGTCGCGCATCTCGTGCATGGCCCGATCACCTGCGCCGGGACCTCCTGGAATAATCGCGGCACCCGCACCACCGGGCCGGCGTTATTTCGGATCGGGATGACCACGGATCTCACCGAGCAGGACATCATCATGGGACGCAGCGAAAAGCGTCTCCTGTACTCGATCAAGCAGGCGATCGAGACCTATAGACCAGCGGCGGTCTTCGTCTATACGACCTGTGTGAGCGCACTCATCGGGGACGACATCGAGTCGATCTGTAAGACCGCTCAGAGTCATTTTGGGGTACCCGTCGTCCCGATCGATGCCGCCGGCTTTTACGGCAGCAAAAACCTCGGCAACCGTCTGGCCGGCGAGGCGATGCTCGAGGATGTGATCGGGACCCGCGAACCAGACCCCCTGCCTCCGGCCATCCTCGCCCAGCGCCCCGGCATCCGCGTGCATGACATCTCCCTGATCGGCGAATTCAACATCGCCGGTGAGTTCTTCCATGTCCTGCCGCTGCTCGATGAGCTCGGGCTCAGGGTGATCGGGATGCTCTCGGGCGACGCGCGTTTTCGCGAGGTGCAAACCCTGCATCGCGCCGAGGTGAGCATGGTGGTCTGTTCCAAGGCCCTCCTCAATGTCGCGCGCAAGATCAAAGAGCGCTGGGGCGTGCCCTTTTTCGAGGGCAGCTTTTATGGTCTCACCGCCCTGTCCCAGGCCCTGCGCGATCTCGCCCGGCAGATCGGCGATCCTGACCTGACCCAACGCACCGAGGCGCTGATCGCACGTGAGGAGGCCAAGACCCGAGCGGCACTCGAACCCTGGCGCCAGCGACTGCTCGGCAAGCGGGCCTTACTCTACACCGGCGGCGTCAAATCCTGGTCGGTGGTCTCGGCCTTGCAGGACCTAGGGATGACGGTGGTCGCGACTGGGACCAAGAAGTCCACCGCGGAAGACAAGGCCAGGATCCGCGCCCTGATGGGGCCTGACGCCCGGATGATCGATGAGGGGAGCCCTAAGGCGCTGCTCTCGGCTTATCACGCGCTTGAGGCCGACATCCTGATCGCCGGTGGGCGCAACCTCTACACCGCACTCAAGGCGCGCATCCCCTTCCTCGATATCAATCAAGAGCGCGAGTTTGGCTATGCCGGCTATGCCGGGATGCTGGAGCTGGCCCGCCAACTCGCCCTGACCCTCGAGAGTCCGGTCTGGGATCAGGTACGCCGTCCGGCGCCCTGGGCGGTTGCGCGACCCGAGGCCTCATCCATCCTCGATGTCGGAGCTCGATAA
- the nifT gene encoding putative nitrogen fixation protein NifT, translating to MANIMIRKGAEGYVFYMPKRDIEDVIVSFEFDSSDKWGGTIRLKNGGQYYIEPQPAPERLPISVRARRIDGVE from the coding sequence ATGGCCAATATCATGATCCGCAAAGGCGCTGAGGGCTATGTCTTTTACATGCCAAAGCGCGATATCGAGGATGTCATCGTCTCGTTTGAGTTCGACAGCTCAGATAAATGGGGTGGCACCATCCGATTGAAAAATGGTGGCCAGTATTACATCGAGCCGCAACCCGCACCCGAGCGTTTACCCATCTCGGTGCGAGCCAGACGGATCGATGGGGTTGAGTAA
- the nifD gene encoding nitrogenase molybdenum-iron protein alpha chain — MNRDEVQQLIQEVLEVYPEKAKKDRAKHLAVNDHSLEQSKKCIVSNRKSLPGVMTIRGCAYAGSRGVVWGPIKDMIHISHGPVGCGQYSRAGRRNYYVGHTGIDTFSEMNFTSDFQERDIVFGGDKKLSKLIEEIEMLFPLNKGITIQSECPIGLIGDDIESVAKKMAAKSNKTIVPVRCEGFRGVSQSLGHHIANDTIRDWVLHKRDGDHSFQGTPYDVAILGDYNIGGDAWASRILFEEMGLRVVAMWSGDGTLPEMELGSKVKLNLVHCYRSINYITRHMEEKYGIPWIEYNLFGPTKIAESLRKIAAHFDDRIKEGAERVIAKYTPLMEAIIAKYRPRLEGKKVMLYVGGLRPRHVVGAYEDLGMDVIGTGYEFAHNDDYDRTIKEVKDSTLLYDDVTAYELEEFVKRLRPDLIGSGIKEKYIFQKMGIPFRQMHSWDYSGPYHGYDGFAIFARDMDMTLNNPSWSKLKAPWLKAA; from the coding sequence ATGAATCGCGACGAGGTTCAGCAGCTCATTCAGGAGGTCCTAGAGGTCTATCCAGAAAAGGCGAAAAAAGACCGTGCCAAGCATCTCGCGGTCAATGATCATTCGCTCGAACAATCCAAAAAGTGCATCGTCTCCAACCGCAAATCATTACCTGGAGTGATGACCATCCGCGGTTGTGCCTATGCCGGATCGCGCGGTGTAGTCTGGGGTCCGATCAAGGATATGATCCATATCTCACACGGACCCGTGGGTTGCGGTCAGTATTCGCGTGCTGGGCGACGCAACTATTATGTCGGACATACCGGTATCGATACCTTCAGCGAGATGAACTTCACCTCGGATTTCCAAGAGCGGGATATCGTATTCGGTGGTGACAAGAAGCTTTCCAAGCTCATCGAAGAGATCGAGATGCTCTTCCCGCTCAATAAAGGGATCACGATTCAGTCTGAGTGCCCGATCGGGTTGATCGGCGACGACATCGAATCTGTAGCCAAAAAGATGGCGGCCAAGAGCAATAAAACCATCGTGCCGGTACGCTGCGAAGGATTCCGAGGGGTCTCGCAATCCTTGGGTCATCACATCGCCAATGATACCATCCGTGACTGGGTATTGCACAAACGGGATGGTGATCATTCGTTCCAAGGCACACCCTACGATGTCGCGATCCTCGGTGATTACAATATCGGCGGTGATGCCTGGGCCTCGCGAATCCTATTCGAAGAGATGGGCCTACGTGTGGTAGCCATGTGGTCAGGTGATGGCACCTTGCCAGAGATGGAGCTGGGATCCAAGGTCAAGTTGAATCTCGTACACTGCTATCGCTCGATCAACTATATCACCAGGCACATGGAGGAGAAATATGGCATCCCTTGGATCGAGTACAATCTCTTTGGACCTACCAAGATCGCCGAATCACTGCGCAAGATCGCGGCGCATTTCGATGATCGCATCAAAGAAGGCGCAGAGCGAGTCATTGCCAAATATACCCCGCTGATGGAGGCCATCATTGCCAAATACAGACCGAGGCTTGAGGGCAAGAAGGTCATGCTCTATGTAGGCGGGTTACGCCCACGTCACGTCGTGGGTGCCTATGAAGATCTTGGGATGGATGTGATTGGTACTGGTTATGAGTTTGCCCATAACGATGACTATGATCGCACCATCAAGGAGGTCAAGGATTCGACCCTACTTTATGATGATGTCACTGCCTACGAGCTAGAAGAATTCGTCAAGCGTTTGCGGCCCGACCTGATCGGATCTGGGATCAAGGAAAAATATATCTTCCAGAAGATGGGGATCCCGTTCCGCCAGATGCATTCCTGGGATTATTCTGGTCCTTATCATGGCTATGATGGATTTGCCATCTTTGCTCGAGATATGGACATGACACTCAATAATCCCTCCTGGTCTAAACTCAAGGCACCATGGCTAAAAGCGGCTTGA
- the nifA gene encoding nif-specific transcriptional activator NifA: MSEGASIETLYRVSEVLSRSLDYRQTLREVLDVLAEAGLGHGLISVIAGDGDELAITMLQGAPDATRFAPVRYQSGEGVLGSVFERGTTLAVPRLGHDPRFLNRLGIYDPERPLIATPITANGRTLGVLAVQPEAVSGLEAQTRFVEMIANLIGQNVRLALEVDQERQWIADERDALRRTLRSRYGFENIVGRSIGMRRVFEQVRLVAKWNTTVLIRGETGTGKELIASAIHYNSPRARGPYVRLNCAALPENLLESELFGHEKGAFTGAIGTRKGRFEAADSGTLFLDEIGEISPSFQVKLLRVLQEGEFERVGSTRTLKVDVRVIAATHRDLESAVASGQFREDLYYRLNVMPIVLPPLRERSEDIPDLARHLIEQIAKQQGRPLVLHEGAIRRLMQYSWPGNVRELENCLERAAVMSENGSIGAELIQLGRAPAAQPVRATPTNDLKTDSDVGEPSERERIIAALEKAGWVQAKAARLLGMTPRQIAYRIQTLGIEVKQF, from the coding sequence ATGAGCGAGGGGGCTAGCATCGAGACCCTGTACCGGGTCAGCGAGGTATTGTCGCGCTCGCTCGACTATCGCCAGACCCTGCGCGAGGTCCTGGATGTCCTGGCCGAGGCCGGGCTTGGTCACGGGCTGATCAGCGTCATTGCGGGCGATGGCGACGAGCTGGCGATCACCATGCTTCAGGGGGCCCCTGATGCCACGCGCTTTGCCCCTGTCCGCTATCAAAGCGGCGAGGGGGTCCTGGGGTCGGTGTTTGAACGCGGCACGACCCTGGCCGTACCGCGCCTGGGGCATGACCCACGTTTCTTGAATCGTCTGGGGATCTATGACCCAGAGCGCCCCCTGATCGCGACACCCATCACGGCCAATGGCCGGACACTCGGGGTACTTGCCGTTCAACCCGAGGCGGTGAGCGGGCTCGAGGCCCAGACCAGGTTCGTCGAGATGATCGCCAACCTGATCGGTCAGAACGTGCGGCTTGCGCTCGAGGTCGATCAGGAACGCCAATGGATCGCCGACGAGCGCGACGCCTTGCGCCGCACCCTGCGCAGTCGTTATGGCTTCGAGAATATCGTCGGGCGCTCGATCGGGATGCGGCGGGTCTTCGAACAGGTGCGCCTGGTGGCCAAGTGGAACACCACGGTGCTCATCCGCGGCGAGACCGGTACCGGCAAGGAACTGATCGCCAGCGCCATCCATTACAACTCGCCGCGTGCCCGCGGCCCCTATGTCCGGCTCAACTGCGCCGCCCTACCCGAAAACCTGCTCGAGTCCGAGCTCTTTGGCCACGAAAAGGGGGCCTTTACCGGTGCGATCGGCACGCGCAAGGGACGGTTTGAGGCCGCCGATAGCGGGACCCTGTTCCTCGATGAGATCGGTGAGATCTCGCCGAGTTTCCAGGTCAAGCTATTGCGCGTGCTCCAGGAAGGGGAGTTCGAGCGGGTCGGCAGTACCCGCACCCTCAAGGTGGATGTACGGGTCATCGCGGCCACCCATCGCGACCTTGAGTCCGCCGTGGCCTCGGGACAGTTCCGGGAGGATCTCTATTATCGGCTCAATGTCATGCCCATCGTGCTCCCACCCCTGCGCGAACGGAGCGAGGACATCCCGGATCTGGCGCGTCATCTGATCGAGCAGATCGCCAAACAACAGGGGCGGCCACTGGTGCTGCACGAGGGGGCCATCCGCCGTCTGATGCAATATTCTTGGCCGGGAAATGTGCGCGAGCTGGAAAACTGTCTCGAACGGGCGGCGGTGATGTCGGAGAACGGTTCGATTGGTGCCGAACTGATCCAGCTCGGGCGCGCACCCGCGGCCCAGCCGGTCCGGGCGACGCCGACCAATGACCTTAAGACAGACTCAGACGTGGGAGAGCCGTCTGAGCGCGAACGCATCATCGCTGCGCTCGAAAAGGCCGGCTGGGTCCAGGCCAAGGCGGCGCGCCTTTTGGGGATGACCCCGCGCCAGATCGCCTATCGCATCCAGACGCTCGGCATCGAGGTCAAACAGTTTTGA